CGACAGCTCCGGCAGCCGCGCCAACAGCAGCTCGATCGAGGCGCGCTGCGCGGCGAGCGGCGTGCGGAACTCGTGCGAGATGTTGGCGAGGACGGCGTCGCGCAGCCTCCGCGCTCCTTCGATGTCCGACTCGTCGCGCGCCACCTGGACCTGCAGCCCGCCGACCGGCGCCGCGCTGGTCAGGACGAGCGCCCGGCGCGCGCCCCCCGCGCCCTCGGCGAACTCGGTCGCCCGCGCGGCGCCGCGGAAGCGGGCGTGGAGGATCGGGCACTGCTCGTCGCACGGCGAGGGGCCGCCCGCGGCCCGCGGATGGAAGACGTCGCCGCAGAACCGCCCGACGACCTCCGACTCCCGCCGCCCGAGCAGGCGAAGCAGCGACGGGCTGGCGAAGGTCACGCGCCGCTCGCGGTCCACCGCGAAGACCCCCTCGGCGACGCCGTCGATGATCGCGCGCGCCTCGGCCTCGCGGCGGCGCACGTCCTCCTCCAGCGCGGCGAGCCGCCCGCGCAGCGTCTCCAGCGCGGCGGCGAGCGGCGCGGCGTGCCCGGGCGCCGAGGGCACGGGGGTGAGGCGGTCGCCGCCGGCGAGCCTTCGCGCCGAGGCGGTCAGCGCCCGCAGCGCGCGGCGGCGACGGCGCGTGCGGCGCGCCAGCTCGACCACGGCGAAGACCGCGGCGGCGGCGGCGGCGCAGATCGCCGCCGGCACGAGAGGAACGGCCGGACCCACGTCAGCCCCGCCGGCGACGCAGCAGGTCCACGCCGAGCATCAGCGCCATCGAGATCGCCCCCAGGCCGAGCGCGGCGCCGTAGGCGGCGACGTACTGCCGCTCCTCCAGCGCCCGGTAGATGTAGAGCGTCGCCGTCTCCGTCTTCCCCTGCACGCCGCCGCCGACGACGAGCACGGCGCCGAACTCGCCGAGCGCGCGGGCGAAGGTCAGCGCGGCGCCGTAGACGAACCCCCAGCGCAGCGAAGGCAACGTCACGCGCAGGAACGTCTGCCAGCCGGAGGCGCCGAGCGTCGCCGCGGCCTGTTCCTGCTCCGTGCCGAGCGCCGCGAGCGCCGGCATCAGTTCGCGCACCATCAGCGGCAGCGTGACGAAGAGGGTCGCGAGGACCATCCCCGAGACGTCGAACGCGACCTGCCAGCCGACCGCCGCCAGCGCCGGCCCGAGCAGCCCGCGCCGGCCGAAGATCAGCAGCAGCATGTAGCCGACGACGACCGGCGAAAGGGCGAACGGCAGGTCCACGAGGCCGGAGACGAAGCGGCGCCCCGGGAAGTTGTCGCGCACGAGGGCCCACGCGGTCAGCGCGCCGGCGACGACGTGGAACGCCACGCAGATCAGGCCGATCTTGACCGTCAGCACCAGCGGCCCGAGCGACTCCGCCGAGAAGAGCGCGCGGAACAGCTCCAGCGGCCCGTCCTGCAGCGCCCCCGCGGCGAGGGCCACGAACGGCGCGGCGACGAGCCCTCCGACGTAGGCCAGCGCGGCGCCGATCAGCAGCCGGCGCGTCCAGCGCCCGCCGCCGCTCACGGCGCCTCCGTCCGGCGGCGCGTCCGCCAGTCGATGATCAGGAACAGCGCGAACGTCACCGCGAGCAGCGCCAGCGACATCGCGCTCGCCGCGCGCCGGTTGTCCGACTCGACCTCGCCGAGGACGTAGACCGCCGCGGTCTGCGTCCGCAGCGGGATGTTGCCGGCGACGATGACGATCGAGCCGAACTCGCCGAGCGCGCGGGCGAAGGCGAGCAGCGTGCCGGTCGCCACCGGCGCGCGCAGCGCCGGCAGCGTGACGCGCCTGAAGACGGTGAACGCCGACGCGCCGAGCGTCGCCGCCGCGTCCTCCGGCTCGCGGTCGAGATCCTGCAGCACCGGCTGCACCGCCCGCACGACGAGCGGCAGCGAGAGGAAGAGCAGCGCGAGAATGATCCCCGGCGGCGCGTAGATGATCGGGAAGCCGACGTCGCGCCGCAGCCAGCCGCCGAGCGCGGTCTGCGGCCCGTAGAGCGCGACGAGCATCACGCCGGTGACGAGCGTCGGCGTGGCCAGCGGCAGGTCGATCATCGCGTCCACGAACCGCCGCCCGGGGAAGTCGTACCGCACGAGGACGTAGGCGACGAGCGTGCCCATCGCCGCGTTGACGACGGCCATGATCGCGGCCGTCCAGAGGGTCAGCCAGAGGGCGTGGAGGGCGGCCGGTTCGGTGATCGCCCCCCACAGCGCCTGCAGCCCGTCCTTGACGCCGTCCTCGACGATGACGAGGAGCGGCGCGGCGAGGGCGAGCGCGAGGTAGGACAGCGCGGCGGCGCGCAGCCCGTAGCGGCCCCAGGGCAAGGGGGCCGCGCGCCGCGCGCCGTCCTTCACTTCCCCGCTTCCGCGAAGGCCCGCTCGAAGACGCCGCCGGGGCCGAAGAAGCGCGGCGCGGCGGCGGCCCAGCCGCCGAACGCCTCGATCGTGAACTGGTCCTTGACCGGCCGGTAGACCGACGCCGTCTCCTTGGCGACGCCCGGATCGACCGAGCGCAGCCCTTCGTCGGCGAAGATCCGCTGCGCCTCGGGGCGGAGCAGGAAGCGCAGGAACTCTTCGGCCGCGGCGCGCGTGCCGTGCTTGTCCACGTAGGCGTCCACGACCGCCGCCGGGTTCTCGATCAGGATCGTCGAGGTCGGCACGATCATGTCGTAGTCCTGCCCGCGCTTGCGGCCGACGAGGACCTCGTTCTCGTAGGTGATCGCGACGTCCCCGACCCCCTTCTCGAAGGTCGTGATGCTCTCCCGCGCCCCCTTGTCCATCGCCGAGACGTTCTTCAGCACCTTGCGCAGGAACGCCTCCGCCGCCGCGTCGTTCCCCTTCGGGACGCCCGCGACGTTGCCGCGCGCGGCGGCGCCGTAGAGCGCGAGGATGTTCCACATCGCCCCGCCGCTGGTGCGCGGGTTCGGCGTGAGGATCTCGATCCCCGGCCGGGCGAGGTCGGCCCAGTCGCGGATCCCCTTCGGGTTTCCCTTGCGCACGGCGAAGACGACGATCGAGCGGCTGACCATCCCCTTCGTCGGGCCGCTCTTCCAGGCGCTCCGGATCAGCCCCGCCTTGGCGATCCGCTCGACGTCGGCCTCGAGCGAGAGGGCCGCGACGTCCGCCTCGAACCCCTCGACGATCGCGCGCGACTGCGCGCCGGAGCCGAGGTACGACTGCTGGAAGCGGACATCCTGGCCGTTCTTCTTCTTCCACTCCGCGGCGAAGAGCGGCAGGATCCGCGAGTACGCCTCGCGCGGCGTGGTGTAGGCGCCGAGCGAGAGGGTCACCGGCCCCTTGGCCTTGGCCGTCTGGGCGGCCGCCGGGAAAGCCGAAACGGCGGCGGCCAAAGCGAGCACTGTCGCGATCGTCTTGGTCATGGCGTCACCTGATGTCGCGCGGGACCGGACGCGGCGCGGGCGCCGCGGCCGCCCCGGCGGCGGAGAAGGGAGAGCGCACCACCAGCAGCGGCGCGTCGCCGAGATCCTCGATCAGTCCGGCGACCACGCCGGAGAGCTTCACGCGGGCGTCCTTGGCGGAGAGCGGGGCGCCGACGACGATCAGGTCGTGCTTCCCCTCGGCGACCTCGGCGTCGATCTGCTCCCGCACCTCGCCGCGCCGCAGCTTCGCCTTCCCCTTCACGCCGAGCAGTTCCATCGAGCGCACGCCGGCCTCGAGGAACCGGCCGGCCCGCGCCGCGGCTTCCTCGTCCGCGTTTTCGGGAAGAACGGAGAGGAGCGTTCCCGCGGCGCCGAGATGGCGCACGAGGCGCGCCGCGAACTGGACGTCCTCCTTCCCCGGCTCGCCGACGGCGACGCAGATCAGCGCCCGCTGCGGCGGCGGCGCCGCGGCGCGGCAGAGGAGCAGGTTGTGCTCGCCCCCCTCGAAGATCGCCTGCGCCGCCTCGACCCGCCGCTCGCGCGGCAGTCCGGCGACGACGAGGTCGTACGGCTGGCGGTCCGCCTCCTGCGCGACCGCCTCCGCCGCCGGGCCGCCGACGCGGCGCGTCTCGACCGCGGCGAGCCCCGGGCCGAGCAGGTCGCGCGCGCTCCGCCCGCCCGGCGTCTCTTCGTCGGCCGCGCCGACTTCGAGCAGCGTCACGCGGGCGTGGGCGAGGCGCGCGATCCCGCCGCCGACCTTGAGCGCGGCGTCCGAGAGCGGCCCGCCGTCGTGCAGGCAAAGGAAGTTGAGCCCCGGATGGGTCAGGGCGTGGATCCGCCGCACGCCGACGGCGACGCGGTCCCCGGCGCGCAGCGGCAGCCGGCGCGAGGCCTCGAGCGGCCGCAGCGCCTCGACGACGAGCGAGCCGGAGCCGAACGGCTGCGGCGGCGCGATCGGGCGCACGTGCGGCAGCGGCGGCAGCTTGAGCCGCAGCCGCTCGCCGGTGCCGGCGAAGACCGACTGATCGACGGTCCCCTCGCCGAGGCACGGGCCGGAAAGCTCTTCGGGGCGCGCCGCGATCTGCACGTCCTCGGGACGGAAGAGGACCTGCACGCGGCGATTGGCCGGGGCCGCCTGCTCGATCGTCGAGAGCGGGAAGCGCAGCGGGCCGACGTCGATCCCCTCCGGCGTCGTCTGCCCGACGAGCAGGTTCGCCGTGCCGAGGAACGTCGCCACGAACTCGGTCGCCGGCCGCAGGTAGAGTTCCGGCGGCGGGCCGGCCTCGAGCAGCCGCCCGAAGTTCATCACGCCGACGCGGTCCCCGAGCTCGAACGCCTCTTCCTGGTCGTGGGTGACGAAGATCGTCGAGACGCCGAACTCGCGCTGCACGCGCTTCAGCGTGCGCCGCAGCTCGCCGCGGATCTGCGCGTCGAGCGCCCCGAACGGCTCGTCGAGCAGCAGCACCTCCGGACGGTGCGCGAGCGCGCGGGCCAGCGCCACGCGCTGCTGCTGCCCGCCCGAAAGCTGGTACGGCATCCGGCCGCCGAGGCCGGAGAGACCGACGACCTCGAGCAGCTCGTCGCGGCGGCGCCGCCGCTCGGCGCGCGGCGTCTTGCGGATCGCGAGGGCGAACTCGACGTTCTCGGCGACCGTCATCTGGCGGAAGAGCGCGTAGTGCTGGAAGACGAAGCCGACGCCCCGCCGCTGCGGCGACAGCGAGGTCACGTCCCGCCCGTCGAGCAGCACGCGCCCGGCGTCGATCGAGGCGAGCCCCGCGATCATCCGCAGGACGGTCGTCTTGCCGGAGCCGGAGGGGCCGAGGAGGACGAAGAACTCCCCCTCCGCGATCTCCAGCCAGAGCTGGTTGACCACGGGATGCCCCTCGTAGCGCTTCGTCAGGCCTTCGAGGACGATCGACATGACGCCATGATCGCCCGGGAACGGTCACTTCGAGGTAACAATCCCACGGTGAAGCCGAGCCTGTTGCGGCCGCCGCGGGCGGTCGTCGGCGCGCCGCTGTCCGGACGGTGTCCGGACGTTCCGTCCGCCGGCGGACGAAACCCGCGCGGGCGGCCTCCGCCCCCCGCCGCCAACCCGTTC
This region of bacterium genomic DNA includes:
- a CDS encoding ATP-binding cassette domain-containing protein, which gives rise to MSIVLEGLTKRYEGHPVVNQLWLEIAEGEFFVLLGPSGSGKTTVLRMIAGLASIDAGRVLLDGRDVTSLSPQRRGVGFVFQHYALFRQMTVAENVEFALAIRKTPRAERRRRRDELLEVVGLSGLGGRMPYQLSGGQQQRVALARALAHRPEVLLLDEPFGALDAQIRGELRRTLKRVQREFGVSTIFVTHDQEEAFELGDRVGVMNFGRLLEAGPPPELYLRPATEFVATFLGTANLLVGQTTPEGIDVGPLRFPLSTIEQAAPANRRVQVLFRPEDVQIAARPEELSGPCLGEGTVDQSVFAGTGERLRLKLPPLPHVRPIAPPQPFGSGSLVVEALRPLEASRRLPLRAGDRVAVGVRRIHALTHPGLNFLCLHDGGPLSDAALKVGGGIARLAHARVTLLEVGAADEETPGGRSARDLLGPGLAAVETRRVGGPAAEAVAQEADRQPYDLVVAGLPRERRVEAAQAIFEGGEHNLLLCRAAAPPPQRALICVAVGEPGKEDVQFAARLVRHLGAAGTLLSVLPENADEEAAARAGRFLEAGVRSMELLGVKGKAKLRRGEVREQIDAEVAEGKHDLIVVGAPLSAKDARVKLSGVVAGLIEDLGDAPLLVVRSPFSAAGAAAAPAPRPVPRDIR
- a CDS encoding sulfate ABC transporter substrate-binding protein, whose translation is MTKTIATVLALAAAVSAFPAAAQTAKAKGPVTLSLGAYTTPREAYSRILPLFAAEWKKKNGQDVRFQQSYLGSGAQSRAIVEGFEADVAALSLEADVERIAKAGLIRSAWKSGPTKGMVSRSIVVFAVRKGNPKGIRDWADLARPGIEILTPNPRTSGGAMWNILALYGAAARGNVAGVPKGNDAAAEAFLRKVLKNVSAMDKGARESITTFEKGVGDVAITYENEVLVGRKRGQDYDMIVPTSTILIENPAAVVDAYVDKHGTRAAAEEFLRFLLRPEAQRIFADEGLRSVDPGVAKETASVYRPVKDQFTIEAFGGWAAAAPRFFGPGGVFERAFAEAGK
- the modB gene encoding molybdate ABC transporter permease subunit, which gives rise to MSGGGRWTRRLLIGAALAYVGGLVAAPFVALAAGALQDGPLELFRALFSAESLGPLVLTVKIGLICVAFHVVAGALTAWALVRDNFPGRRFVSGLVDLPFALSPVVVGYMLLLIFGRRGLLGPALAAVGWQVAFDVSGMVLATLFVTLPLMVRELMPALAALGTEQEQAAATLGASGWQTFLRVTLPSLRWGFVYGAALTFARALGEFGAVLVVGGGVQGKTETATLYIYRALEERQYVAAYGAALGLGAISMALMLGVDLLRRRRG
- the cysT gene encoding sulfate ABC transporter permease subunit CysT, whose translation is MKDGARRAAPLPWGRYGLRAAALSYLALALAAPLLVIVEDGVKDGLQALWGAITEPAALHALWLTLWTAAIMAVVNAAMGTLVAYVLVRYDFPGRRFVDAMIDLPLATPTLVTGVMLVALYGPQTALGGWLRRDVGFPIIYAPPGIILALLFLSLPLVVRAVQPVLQDLDREPEDAAATLGASAFTVFRRVTLPALRAPVATGTLLAFARALGEFGSIVIVAGNIPLRTQTAAVYVLGEVESDNRRAASAMSLALLAVTFALFLIIDWRTRRRTEAP
- a CDS encoding PAS domain-containing protein — translated: MPAAICAAAAAAVFAVVELARRTRRRRRALRALTASARRLAGGDRLTPVPSAPGHAAPLAAALETLRGRLAALEEDVRRREAEARAIIDGVAEGVFAVDRERRVTFASPSLLRLLGRRESEVVGRFCGDVFHPRAAGGPSPCDEQCPILHARFRGAARATEFAEGAGGARRALVLTSAAPVGGLQVQVARDESDIEGARRLRDAVLANISHEFRTPLAAQRASIELLLARLPELSADETGRLLLSLQRGTLRLTRLIDNLLESVRIEAGETGVRRRPTGVDEVVEEALEMTRPLLDQRRQRVALRIPDPAPTLLGDAPRLAQVLVNLIANANKFAPEGTEIEIGAAEARGEVRIWVEDEGPGFPDAEGPSFERFRRAEEDEPEQAGVGLGLYIAKSIVERHGGRVAAGGGTRGARVCIILPAEGPDAGSDR